A window of the Carassius carassius chromosome 36, fCarCar2.1, whole genome shotgun sequence genome harbors these coding sequences:
- the LOC132117142 gene encoding FYN-binding protein 1-like isoform X1, which produces MEKSSLPSYTEDPETEDNKSDVKAIMARFQTGKVSTEGTPGVRPKPPVQPTLSSGPAMATKKPVLESSLSSGVTTTSVAPKPKSTVNTARSAPDMHEPPKIKAFGNRFENTQENHKVNFKVPVKPKPPDSSQDSETPKVPFPKVPLQKPSSIMANDSKVTSPKPVAPIAKPPWVKDAPKAEDNSPSPNPTPPKMPAAPKPKSSIAMLRQQPEESSNVESAATPSSVSNVKPSSFRVKNSFIKAEEGVKEGAKMPSANESVSKPVALNKPNFPRKSTGPPMQRANDDPSVPKKKPLPNTYALGNAPTKPNRPPKVNLEKFKKGSEATTESPGPKNVTPPPPPPPTSHPSTQPPPPLSSQPLRPNLPPRHPGPIIQDENYDDVDSFRMGQKVEGSGSDDEIYEDLDDSRSAVETSQPQKKPEKELAIQNQNLKNQKEREKKEKDAIKKFKITPPLQVMHQVKAKADCKGGKYDLSIKKGDSIDIMRITDNPEGKWLGRSQDGSFGYVKTEMVEIDFSVLKNKGLSLPHNLANEEVYDDVEAMDEQLNMNGQRVVLPPPPDDDVYDDIPDSNPNPISTGDPRSLLNPRNFLEMLKRKSQVHHNDIPPPPQFTPEGNQDASQDIYDDVDSFPPTPSPSSLPQMISKGTKVHEDPKKQKKFEKEEKEFRKKFKYDGEIQVLHQATIATSKKGSGKDLAVQAGETVDVISKSDPDKFICRNKDGKFGYVLASNIQTDDEVYDDIGDDCIYDND; this is translated from the exons ATGGAGAAATCAAGTTTGCCAAGTTATACTGAAGACCCAGAAACAgag GACAACAAGTCAGATGTAAAAGCTATCATGGCTCGTTTCCAAACTGGAAAAGTATCTACGGAAGGGACTCCAGGTGTTCGTCCAAAACCACCTGTCCAGCCCACCTTGTCTTCAGGCCCAGCGATGGCTACTAAGAAGCCTGTTCTTGAAAGTAGCCTATCCAGTGGAGTAACTACTACCTCAGTTGCCCCTAAACCTAAGAGCACAGTCAACACAGCTAGAAGCGCTCCAGACATGCACGAACCCCCGAAGATAAAAGCTTTTGGGAATAGGTTTGAAAACACACAAGAGAACCACAAAGTCAACTTTAAGGTTCCTGTTAAACCCAAACCACCAGACTCGTCCCAGGACTCTGAGACTCCAAAGGTCCCATTCCCAAAGGTACCACTACAGAAGCCTTCAAGCATCATGGCAAATGATTCAAAGGTAACAAGTCCAAAGCCAGTGGCTCCTATTGCAAAACCACCATGGGTCAAAGATGCCCCGAAAGCTGAAGACAATAGCCCTAGCCCTAATCCCACTCCTCCAAAAATGCCAGCAGCACCCAAACCAAAAAGCTCCATAGCTATGCTACGCCAGCAGCCGGAGGAAAGCAGCAATGTTGAGTCTGCTGCAACACCTTCCTCAGTATCTAATGTGAAACCGTCAAGTTTCCGCGTTAAAAATAGCTTCATCAAAGCAGAGGAAGGTGTTAAAGAAGGTGCTAAAATGCCAAGTGCTAATGAGTCAGTCTCAAAGCCTGTAGCGCTTAATAAACCCAACTTCCCAAGGAAATCAACTGGACCTCCTATGCAGAGAGCCAACGATGATCCTTCGGTGCCCAAGAAGAAACCTTTACCTAATACCTATGCTTTGGGCAATGCTCCTACCAAACCCAACAGACCGCCCAAAGTCAACCTAGAGAAGTTCAAGAAGGGCTCAGAGGCTACAACAGAGA GTCCAGGACCAAAGAATGtaactccccctccccctcccccacccacCTCTCACCCCAGTACTCAGCCACCTCCACCCCTGTCCTCTCAACCCTTACGTCCCAACCTGCCACCACGACATCCAGGTCCTAT AATTCAAGATGAAAATTATGATGATGTGGATTCCTTTAGAATGG GCCAGAAAGTCGAG GGAAGTGGAAGTGACGATGAGATATATGAGGATCTTGATGATAGTAG GTCTGCTGTAGAGACAAGTCAGCCTCAGAAAAAGCCAGAAAAAGAACTTgcaattcagaatcagaatctgaAAAATCAGAAAGAacgggagaaaaaagaaaaagatgctaTTAAGAAGTTTAAA ATTACACCACCCCTGCAGGTTATGCATCAGGTAAAAGCTAAAGCTGACTGTAAGGGTGGGAAATATGACCTTTCCATTAAGAAGGGCGACTCAATTGATATCATGCGAATCACTGACAATCCAGAGGGTAAATGGCTGGGCCGGAGTCAAGATGGATCAT TTGGCTATGTCAAAACGGAAATGGTCGAGATTGACTTCAGCGTCTTGAAGAATAAAGGCCTGTCTCTTCCTCATAACTTGGCAAATGAAGAGGTGTACGATGACGTAGAAGCTATGGACGAACAATT AAATATGAATGGGCAGCGGG TTGTTCTACCTCCACCACCAGATGATGATGTGTATGATGATATACCCGATTCCAATCCTAATCCAATCAG CACTGGAGATCCCAGGTCTCTCTTAAATCCGCGCAACTTCTTGGAAATGCTCAAAAGAAAAAGCCAAGTCCACCATAACGA CATTCCTCCCCCTCCACAATTTACACCTGAAGGTAATCAAg ACGCTTCCCAAGACATATATGATGATGTTGATTCATTCCCTCCCACTCCATCACCTAGCAG CCTCCCTCAAATGATATCTAAGGGGACCAAAGTGCATGAGGacccaaaaaagcaaaaaaagtttGAGAAAGAAGAAAAGGAATTTAGAAAAAAGTTTAAG TACGATGGTGAGATTCAGGTGCTCCATCAAGCAACCATTGCCACCAGTAAAAAGGGAAGTGGGAAAGACCTGGCTGTACAAGCTGGGGAGACTGTGGATGTCATCAGCAAATCTGACCCTGACAAATTCATCTGTAGGAACAAAGATGGCAAAT TTGGATATGTCTTAGCCAGCAACATCCAAACAGA tgatgAGGTCTATGATGACATTGGAGATG ACTGCATCTATGACAATGACTGA
- the LOC132117142 gene encoding FYN-binding protein 1-like isoform X5 — protein MEKSSLPSYTEDPETEDNKSDVKAIMARFQTGKVSTEGTPGVRPKPPVQPTLSSGPAMATKKPVLESSLSSGVTTTSVAPKPKSTVNTARSAPDMHEPPKIKAFGNRFENTQENHKVNFKVPVKPKPPDSSQDSETPKVPFPKVPLQKPSSIMANDSKVTSPKPVAPIAKPPWVKDAPKAEDNSPSPNPTPPKMPAAPKPKSSIAMLRQQPEESSNVESAATPSSVSNVKPSSFRVKNSFIKAEEGVKEGAKMPSANESVSKPVALNKPNFPRKSTGPPMQRANDDPSVPKKKPLPNTYALGNAPTKPNRPPKVNLEKFKKGSEATTESPGPKNVTPPPPPPPTSHPSTQPPPPLSSQPLRPNLPPRHPGPIIQDENYDDVDSFRMGQKVEGSGSDDEIYEDLDDSRSAVETSQPQKKPEKELAIQNQNLKNQKEREKKEKDAIKKFKITPPLQVMHQVKAKADCKGGKYDLSIKKGDSIDIMRITDNPEGKWLGRSQDGSFGYVKTEMVEIDFSVLKNKGLSLPHNLANEEVYDDVEAMDEQLNMNGQRVVLPPPPDDDVYDDIPDSNPNPISIPPPPQFTPEDASQDIYDDVDSFPPTPSPSSLPQMISKGTKVHEDPKKQKKFEKEEKEFRKKFKYDGEIQVLHQATIATSKKGSGKDLAVQAGETVDVISKSDPDKFICRNKDGKFGYVLASNIQTDDEVYDDIGDDCIYDND, from the exons ATGGAGAAATCAAGTTTGCCAAGTTATACTGAAGACCCAGAAACAgag GACAACAAGTCAGATGTAAAAGCTATCATGGCTCGTTTCCAAACTGGAAAAGTATCTACGGAAGGGACTCCAGGTGTTCGTCCAAAACCACCTGTCCAGCCCACCTTGTCTTCAGGCCCAGCGATGGCTACTAAGAAGCCTGTTCTTGAAAGTAGCCTATCCAGTGGAGTAACTACTACCTCAGTTGCCCCTAAACCTAAGAGCACAGTCAACACAGCTAGAAGCGCTCCAGACATGCACGAACCCCCGAAGATAAAAGCTTTTGGGAATAGGTTTGAAAACACACAAGAGAACCACAAAGTCAACTTTAAGGTTCCTGTTAAACCCAAACCACCAGACTCGTCCCAGGACTCTGAGACTCCAAAGGTCCCATTCCCAAAGGTACCACTACAGAAGCCTTCAAGCATCATGGCAAATGATTCAAAGGTAACAAGTCCAAAGCCAGTGGCTCCTATTGCAAAACCACCATGGGTCAAAGATGCCCCGAAAGCTGAAGACAATAGCCCTAGCCCTAATCCCACTCCTCCAAAAATGCCAGCAGCACCCAAACCAAAAAGCTCCATAGCTATGCTACGCCAGCAGCCGGAGGAAAGCAGCAATGTTGAGTCTGCTGCAACACCTTCCTCAGTATCTAATGTGAAACCGTCAAGTTTCCGCGTTAAAAATAGCTTCATCAAAGCAGAGGAAGGTGTTAAAGAAGGTGCTAAAATGCCAAGTGCTAATGAGTCAGTCTCAAAGCCTGTAGCGCTTAATAAACCCAACTTCCCAAGGAAATCAACTGGACCTCCTATGCAGAGAGCCAACGATGATCCTTCGGTGCCCAAGAAGAAACCTTTACCTAATACCTATGCTTTGGGCAATGCTCCTACCAAACCCAACAGACCGCCCAAAGTCAACCTAGAGAAGTTCAAGAAGGGCTCAGAGGCTACAACAGAGA GTCCAGGACCAAAGAATGtaactccccctccccctcccccacccacCTCTCACCCCAGTACTCAGCCACCTCCACCCCTGTCCTCTCAACCCTTACGTCCCAACCTGCCACCACGACATCCAGGTCCTAT AATTCAAGATGAAAATTATGATGATGTGGATTCCTTTAGAATGG GCCAGAAAGTCGAG GGAAGTGGAAGTGACGATGAGATATATGAGGATCTTGATGATAGTAG GTCTGCTGTAGAGACAAGTCAGCCTCAGAAAAAGCCAGAAAAAGAACTTgcaattcagaatcagaatctgaAAAATCAGAAAGAacgggagaaaaaagaaaaagatgctaTTAAGAAGTTTAAA ATTACACCACCCCTGCAGGTTATGCATCAGGTAAAAGCTAAAGCTGACTGTAAGGGTGGGAAATATGACCTTTCCATTAAGAAGGGCGACTCAATTGATATCATGCGAATCACTGACAATCCAGAGGGTAAATGGCTGGGCCGGAGTCAAGATGGATCAT TTGGCTATGTCAAAACGGAAATGGTCGAGATTGACTTCAGCGTCTTGAAGAATAAAGGCCTGTCTCTTCCTCATAACTTGGCAAATGAAGAGGTGTACGATGACGTAGAAGCTATGGACGAACAATT AAATATGAATGGGCAGCGGG TTGTTCTACCTCCACCACCAGATGATGATGTGTATGATGATATACCCGATTCCAATCCTAATCCAATCAG CATTCCTCCCCCTCCACAATTTACACCTGAAG ACGCTTCCCAAGACATATATGATGATGTTGATTCATTCCCTCCCACTCCATCACCTAGCAG CCTCCCTCAAATGATATCTAAGGGGACCAAAGTGCATGAGGacccaaaaaagcaaaaaaagtttGAGAAAGAAGAAAAGGAATTTAGAAAAAAGTTTAAG TACGATGGTGAGATTCAGGTGCTCCATCAAGCAACCATTGCCACCAGTAAAAAGGGAAGTGGGAAAGACCTGGCTGTACAAGCTGGGGAGACTGTGGATGTCATCAGCAAATCTGACCCTGACAAATTCATCTGTAGGAACAAAGATGGCAAAT TTGGATATGTCTTAGCCAGCAACATCCAAACAGA tgatgAGGTCTATGATGACATTGGAGATG ACTGCATCTATGACAATGACTGA
- the LOC132117142 gene encoding FYN-binding protein 1-like isoform X2, with protein sequence MEKSSLPSYTEDPETEDNKSDVKAIMARFQTGKVSTEGTPGVRPKPPVQPTLSSGPAMATKKPVLESSLSSGVTTTSVAPKPKSTVNTARSAPDMHEPPKIKAFGNRFENTQENHKVNFKVPVKPKPPDSSQDSETPKVPFPKVPLQKPSSIMANDSKVTSPKPVAPIAKPPWVKDAPKAEDNSPSPNPTPPKMPAAPKPKSSIAMLRQQPEESSNVESAATPSSVSNVKPSSFRVKNSFIKAEEGVKEGAKMPSANESVSKPVALNKPNFPRKSTGPPMQRANDDPSVPKKKPLPNTYALGNAPTKPNRPPKVNLEKFKKGSEATTESPGPKNVTPPPPPPPTSHPSTQPPPPLSSQPLRPNLPPRHPGPIIQDENYDDVDSFRMGQKVEGSGSDDEIYEDLDDSRSAVETSQPQKKPEKELAIQNQNLKNQKEREKKEKDAIKKFKITPPLQVMHQVKAKADCKGGKYDLSIKKGDSIDIMRITDNPEGKWLGRSQDGSFGYVKTEMVEIDFSVLKNKGLSLPHNLANEEVYDDVEAMDEQLNMNGQRVVLPPPPDDDVYDDIPDSNPNPISTGDPRSLLNPRNFLEMLKRKSQVHHNDIPPPPQFTPEDASQDIYDDVDSFPPTPSPSSLPQMISKGTKVHEDPKKQKKFEKEEKEFRKKFKYDGEIQVLHQATIATSKKGSGKDLAVQAGETVDVISKSDPDKFICRNKDGKFGYVLASNIQTDDEVYDDIGDDCIYDND encoded by the exons ATGGAGAAATCAAGTTTGCCAAGTTATACTGAAGACCCAGAAACAgag GACAACAAGTCAGATGTAAAAGCTATCATGGCTCGTTTCCAAACTGGAAAAGTATCTACGGAAGGGACTCCAGGTGTTCGTCCAAAACCACCTGTCCAGCCCACCTTGTCTTCAGGCCCAGCGATGGCTACTAAGAAGCCTGTTCTTGAAAGTAGCCTATCCAGTGGAGTAACTACTACCTCAGTTGCCCCTAAACCTAAGAGCACAGTCAACACAGCTAGAAGCGCTCCAGACATGCACGAACCCCCGAAGATAAAAGCTTTTGGGAATAGGTTTGAAAACACACAAGAGAACCACAAAGTCAACTTTAAGGTTCCTGTTAAACCCAAACCACCAGACTCGTCCCAGGACTCTGAGACTCCAAAGGTCCCATTCCCAAAGGTACCACTACAGAAGCCTTCAAGCATCATGGCAAATGATTCAAAGGTAACAAGTCCAAAGCCAGTGGCTCCTATTGCAAAACCACCATGGGTCAAAGATGCCCCGAAAGCTGAAGACAATAGCCCTAGCCCTAATCCCACTCCTCCAAAAATGCCAGCAGCACCCAAACCAAAAAGCTCCATAGCTATGCTACGCCAGCAGCCGGAGGAAAGCAGCAATGTTGAGTCTGCTGCAACACCTTCCTCAGTATCTAATGTGAAACCGTCAAGTTTCCGCGTTAAAAATAGCTTCATCAAAGCAGAGGAAGGTGTTAAAGAAGGTGCTAAAATGCCAAGTGCTAATGAGTCAGTCTCAAAGCCTGTAGCGCTTAATAAACCCAACTTCCCAAGGAAATCAACTGGACCTCCTATGCAGAGAGCCAACGATGATCCTTCGGTGCCCAAGAAGAAACCTTTACCTAATACCTATGCTTTGGGCAATGCTCCTACCAAACCCAACAGACCGCCCAAAGTCAACCTAGAGAAGTTCAAGAAGGGCTCAGAGGCTACAACAGAGA GTCCAGGACCAAAGAATGtaactccccctccccctcccccacccacCTCTCACCCCAGTACTCAGCCACCTCCACCCCTGTCCTCTCAACCCTTACGTCCCAACCTGCCACCACGACATCCAGGTCCTAT AATTCAAGATGAAAATTATGATGATGTGGATTCCTTTAGAATGG GCCAGAAAGTCGAG GGAAGTGGAAGTGACGATGAGATATATGAGGATCTTGATGATAGTAG GTCTGCTGTAGAGACAAGTCAGCCTCAGAAAAAGCCAGAAAAAGAACTTgcaattcagaatcagaatctgaAAAATCAGAAAGAacgggagaaaaaagaaaaagatgctaTTAAGAAGTTTAAA ATTACACCACCCCTGCAGGTTATGCATCAGGTAAAAGCTAAAGCTGACTGTAAGGGTGGGAAATATGACCTTTCCATTAAGAAGGGCGACTCAATTGATATCATGCGAATCACTGACAATCCAGAGGGTAAATGGCTGGGCCGGAGTCAAGATGGATCAT TTGGCTATGTCAAAACGGAAATGGTCGAGATTGACTTCAGCGTCTTGAAGAATAAAGGCCTGTCTCTTCCTCATAACTTGGCAAATGAAGAGGTGTACGATGACGTAGAAGCTATGGACGAACAATT AAATATGAATGGGCAGCGGG TTGTTCTACCTCCACCACCAGATGATGATGTGTATGATGATATACCCGATTCCAATCCTAATCCAATCAG CACTGGAGATCCCAGGTCTCTCTTAAATCCGCGCAACTTCTTGGAAATGCTCAAAAGAAAAAGCCAAGTCCACCATAACGA CATTCCTCCCCCTCCACAATTTACACCTGAAG ACGCTTCCCAAGACATATATGATGATGTTGATTCATTCCCTCCCACTCCATCACCTAGCAG CCTCCCTCAAATGATATCTAAGGGGACCAAAGTGCATGAGGacccaaaaaagcaaaaaaagtttGAGAAAGAAGAAAAGGAATTTAGAAAAAAGTTTAAG TACGATGGTGAGATTCAGGTGCTCCATCAAGCAACCATTGCCACCAGTAAAAAGGGAAGTGGGAAAGACCTGGCTGTACAAGCTGGGGAGACTGTGGATGTCATCAGCAAATCTGACCCTGACAAATTCATCTGTAGGAACAAAGATGGCAAAT TTGGATATGTCTTAGCCAGCAACATCCAAACAGA tgatgAGGTCTATGATGACATTGGAGATG ACTGCATCTATGACAATGACTGA
- the LOC132117142 gene encoding FYN-binding protein 1-like isoform X3: protein MDNKSDVKAIMARFQTGKVSTEGTPGVRPKPPVQPTLSSGPAMATKKPVLESSLSSGVTTTSVAPKPKSTVNTARSAPDMHEPPKIKAFGNRFENTQENHKVNFKVPVKPKPPDSSQDSETPKVPFPKVPLQKPSSIMANDSKVTSPKPVAPIAKPPWVKDAPKAEDNSPSPNPTPPKMPAAPKPKSSIAMLRQQPEESSNVESAATPSSVSNVKPSSFRVKNSFIKAEEGVKEGAKMPSANESVSKPVALNKPNFPRKSTGPPMQRANDDPSVPKKKPLPNTYALGNAPTKPNRPPKVNLEKFKKGSEATTESPGPKNVTPPPPPPPTSHPSTQPPPPLSSQPLRPNLPPRHPGPIIQDENYDDVDSFRMGQKVEGSGSDDEIYEDLDDSRSAVETSQPQKKPEKELAIQNQNLKNQKEREKKEKDAIKKFKITPPLQVMHQVKAKADCKGGKYDLSIKKGDSIDIMRITDNPEGKWLGRSQDGSFGYVKTEMVEIDFSVLKNKGLSLPHNLANEEVYDDVEAMDEQLNMNGQRVVLPPPPDDDVYDDIPDSNPNPISTGDPRSLLNPRNFLEMLKRKSQVHHNDIPPPPQFTPEGNQDASQDIYDDVDSFPPTPSPSSLPQMISKGTKVHEDPKKQKKFEKEEKEFRKKFKYDGEIQVLHQATIATSKKGSGKDLAVQAGETVDVISKSDPDKFICRNKDGKFGYVLASNIQTDDEVYDDIGDDCIYDND, encoded by the exons ATG GACAACAAGTCAGATGTAAAAGCTATCATGGCTCGTTTCCAAACTGGAAAAGTATCTACGGAAGGGACTCCAGGTGTTCGTCCAAAACCACCTGTCCAGCCCACCTTGTCTTCAGGCCCAGCGATGGCTACTAAGAAGCCTGTTCTTGAAAGTAGCCTATCCAGTGGAGTAACTACTACCTCAGTTGCCCCTAAACCTAAGAGCACAGTCAACACAGCTAGAAGCGCTCCAGACATGCACGAACCCCCGAAGATAAAAGCTTTTGGGAATAGGTTTGAAAACACACAAGAGAACCACAAAGTCAACTTTAAGGTTCCTGTTAAACCCAAACCACCAGACTCGTCCCAGGACTCTGAGACTCCAAAGGTCCCATTCCCAAAGGTACCACTACAGAAGCCTTCAAGCATCATGGCAAATGATTCAAAGGTAACAAGTCCAAAGCCAGTGGCTCCTATTGCAAAACCACCATGGGTCAAAGATGCCCCGAAAGCTGAAGACAATAGCCCTAGCCCTAATCCCACTCCTCCAAAAATGCCAGCAGCACCCAAACCAAAAAGCTCCATAGCTATGCTACGCCAGCAGCCGGAGGAAAGCAGCAATGTTGAGTCTGCTGCAACACCTTCCTCAGTATCTAATGTGAAACCGTCAAGTTTCCGCGTTAAAAATAGCTTCATCAAAGCAGAGGAAGGTGTTAAAGAAGGTGCTAAAATGCCAAGTGCTAATGAGTCAGTCTCAAAGCCTGTAGCGCTTAATAAACCCAACTTCCCAAGGAAATCAACTGGACCTCCTATGCAGAGAGCCAACGATGATCCTTCGGTGCCCAAGAAGAAACCTTTACCTAATACCTATGCTTTGGGCAATGCTCCTACCAAACCCAACAGACCGCCCAAAGTCAACCTAGAGAAGTTCAAGAAGGGCTCAGAGGCTACAACAGAGA GTCCAGGACCAAAGAATGtaactccccctccccctcccccacccacCTCTCACCCCAGTACTCAGCCACCTCCACCCCTGTCCTCTCAACCCTTACGTCCCAACCTGCCACCACGACATCCAGGTCCTAT AATTCAAGATGAAAATTATGATGATGTGGATTCCTTTAGAATGG GCCAGAAAGTCGAG GGAAGTGGAAGTGACGATGAGATATATGAGGATCTTGATGATAGTAG GTCTGCTGTAGAGACAAGTCAGCCTCAGAAAAAGCCAGAAAAAGAACTTgcaattcagaatcagaatctgaAAAATCAGAAAGAacgggagaaaaaagaaaaagatgctaTTAAGAAGTTTAAA ATTACACCACCCCTGCAGGTTATGCATCAGGTAAAAGCTAAAGCTGACTGTAAGGGTGGGAAATATGACCTTTCCATTAAGAAGGGCGACTCAATTGATATCATGCGAATCACTGACAATCCAGAGGGTAAATGGCTGGGCCGGAGTCAAGATGGATCAT TTGGCTATGTCAAAACGGAAATGGTCGAGATTGACTTCAGCGTCTTGAAGAATAAAGGCCTGTCTCTTCCTCATAACTTGGCAAATGAAGAGGTGTACGATGACGTAGAAGCTATGGACGAACAATT AAATATGAATGGGCAGCGGG TTGTTCTACCTCCACCACCAGATGATGATGTGTATGATGATATACCCGATTCCAATCCTAATCCAATCAG CACTGGAGATCCCAGGTCTCTCTTAAATCCGCGCAACTTCTTGGAAATGCTCAAAAGAAAAAGCCAAGTCCACCATAACGA CATTCCTCCCCCTCCACAATTTACACCTGAAGGTAATCAAg ACGCTTCCCAAGACATATATGATGATGTTGATTCATTCCCTCCCACTCCATCACCTAGCAG CCTCCCTCAAATGATATCTAAGGGGACCAAAGTGCATGAGGacccaaaaaagcaaaaaaagtttGAGAAAGAAGAAAAGGAATTTAGAAAAAAGTTTAAG TACGATGGTGAGATTCAGGTGCTCCATCAAGCAACCATTGCCACCAGTAAAAAGGGAAGTGGGAAAGACCTGGCTGTACAAGCTGGGGAGACTGTGGATGTCATCAGCAAATCTGACCCTGACAAATTCATCTGTAGGAACAAAGATGGCAAAT TTGGATATGTCTTAGCCAGCAACATCCAAACAGA tgatgAGGTCTATGATGACATTGGAGATG ACTGCATCTATGACAATGACTGA